In Meriones unguiculatus strain TT.TT164.6M chromosome 17, Bangor_MerUng_6.1, whole genome shotgun sequence, a single window of DNA contains:
- the Pwwp3a gene encoding PWWP domain-containing DNA repair factor 3A isoform X1: MTDAKYVLCRWEKRLWPAKVLARTETSAKNKRKKELFLDVQILSLKEKIQVKSSAVEALQKSHIENIAAFLASQNEVPATPLEELTYRRSLRVALDVLNERGSLSPESRLMEDGTTLSQKEKALADSASPVSASRAPSPSVLGEDGQDVVAQCAPKRRWGCMPQSLSGLSAFEEKPGCKADHKTALSKSGTPRTPAPSRTADGSQDGSGSRLDRGQEGTTNKRRRNLGEKPTRHRRTGSSLSKGEGVAESEGQASCVSPASPRLPPQTQEEGPCASVKGCDRVMSSGSGLPPASDRGRERSAKRPRLDSGQNPPTRQLGTRTVGAAPSPGSRSGEVTMLRSAGDSDKAEEADPVSSEESTGLKSVQSLLEEEEEEEEEPPRILLYHEPRSFEVGMLVWLKYQKYPFWPAVVKSVRRRDKKASVLFIEGNMNPKGRGITVSLRRLKHFDCKEKHALLDRAKEDFAQAIGWCVSLITDYRVRLGCGSFAGSFLEYYAADISYPVRKSIQQDVLGTRFPQLGKGDPEAPAGDSQPGQWRPCRKVLPDRSRAARDRANQKLVEYIVKAKGAESHLRAILHSRKPSRWLKMFLSSGQYVTCVETYLEDEAQLDEVVGYLQGICRDMDGEVPASGSGDRIRFILDVLLPEAIICAIAAVESVDYKTAEQKYIRGPTLSYREKEIFDNELLEERSRRRR, translated from the exons ATGACGGATGCCAAATACGTCCTGTGCCGATGGGAGAAGCGATTGTGGCCTGCAAAG gtTTTGGCCAGAACTGAGACTTCAgcgaaaaacaagagaaaaaaggaaTTATTTCTAGATGTTCAAATACTCTCGCTAAAGGAAAA GatccaggtgaagagctctgcTGTGGAGGCGCTGCAGAAGTCACACATCGAGAACATTGCCGCTTTCCTGG CCTCTCAGAACGAAGTCCCGGCTACCCCCCTCGAGGAGCTGACCTACCGGCGCTCCCTGCGTGTGGCCCTGGATGTCTTGAACGAGAGAGGCAGCCTGAGTCCCGAAAGCCGTCTGATGGAAGATGGGACCACACTGTCTCAGAAAGAGAAGGCACTTGCAGATTCGGCCTCTCCGGTCTCGGCCTCCCGTGCTCCGTCCCCATCCGTTCTCGGTGAAGATGGTCAAGATGTGGTCGCCCAGTGTGCACCCAAGAGGAGGTGGGGCTGCATGCCACAAAGCCTGTCAGGGTTGTCTGCATTTGAAGAGAAACCTGGGTGCAAAGCGGACCACAAGACAGCTCTCTCAAAGAGCGGAACCCCGAGAACCCCAGCGCCTTCCCGCACTGCAGATGGCTCCCAAGATGGTTCTGGGTCACGGCTGGACCGTGGTCAGGAGGGCACAACCAATAAGAGGCGGAGAAATTTGGGAGAGAAACCTACCCGGCACCGAAGAACAGGGTCTAGCCTTTCCAAGGGAGAGGGTGTTGCAGAGAGCGAGGGTCAAGCTAGCTGTGTGAGCCCAGCCTCACCTAGGCTGCCCCCTCAAACCCAGGAGGAGGGTCCCTGTGCCTCGGTCAAAGGCTGTGACCGGGTCATGTCATCAGGCAGTGGGCTGCCCCCAGCCTCTGACAGAGGCAGAGAACGCTCCGCAAAGAGGCCACGCTTGGATTCAGGCCAGAACCCACCCACCAGGCAGCTGGGGACTAGAACTGTTGGGGCAGCGCCCTCCCCTGGGAGCCGTTCTGGGGAGGTCACGATGCTTCGCAGCGCTGGAGACAGTGACAAAGCAGAGGAAG CAGATCCTGTGTCCTCAGAAGAGTCCACAGGGCTCAAGTCCGTCCAGTCcctgctggaggaggaggaggaggaagaggaggagcctcCCCGGATACTTCTGTATCACG AACCGCGATCATTTGAAGTAGGAATGCTGGTCTGGCTCAAATACCAAAAGTACCCGTTCTGGCCAGCCGTG GTCAAGAGCGTTCGGCGGAGAGACAAGAAGGCCAGCGTGCTCTTCATTGAGGGCAACATGAACCCCAAGGGCCGAGG AATCACTGTGTCGCTGCGAAGGCTCAAGCACTTTGACTGCAAGGAAAAGCACGCGCTGCTG GACAGAGCCAAAGAGGACTTCGCCCAGGCCATCGGCTGGTGTGTCTCGCTTATCACGGACTACCGGGTGCGCCTTG GCTGCGGCTCTTTCGCTGGGTCGTTCTTGGAGTATTATGCTGCTGATATCA GCTACCCTGTGCGCAAGTCCATCCAGCAGGACGTCCTGGGGACAAGGTTTCCTCAGCTGGGCAAGGGGGACCCTGAGGCGCCTGCAGGGGACAGCCAGCCGGGACAGTGGCGGCCATGCAGGAAGGTGCTGCCCGACCGCTCCAGGGCTGCGCGCGACAGAGCCAACCAGAAGTTGGTGGAGTACATCGTGAAGGCCAAGGGCGCCGAGAGCCACCTGCGGGCCATCCTGCACAGCCGCAAGCCCTCGCGGTGGCTGAAGATGTTCCTGAGCTCCGGCCAGTACGTGACGTGTGTGGAGACGTACCTGGAGGATGAGGCGCAGCTGGACGAGGTGGTGGGGTACCTGCAGGGCATCTGCCGGGACATGGACGGGGAGGTGCCTGCGAGCGGCAGCGGGGACCGCATTCGCTTCATCCTGGACGTGCTGCTGCCTGAG
- the Pwwp3a gene encoding PWWP domain-containing DNA repair factor 3A isoform X2 has product MTDAKYVLCRWEKRLWPAKVLARTETSAKNKRKKELFLDVQILSLKEKIQVKSSAVEALQKSHIENIAAFLASQNEVPATPLEELTYRRSLRVALDVLNERGSLSPESRLMEDGTTLSQKEKALADSASPVSASRAPSPSVLGEDGQDVVAQCAPKRRWGCMPQSLSGLSAFEEKPGCKADHKTALSKSGTPRTPAPSRTADGSQDGSGSRLDRGQEGTTNKRRRNLGEKPTRHRRTGSSLSKGEGVAESEGQASCVSPASPRLPPQTQEEGPCASVKGCDRVMSSGSGLPPASDRGRERSAKRPRLDSGQNPPTRQLGTRTVGAAPSPGSRSGEVTMLRSAGDSDKAEEDPVSSEESTGLKSVQSLLEEEEEEEEEPPRILLYHEPRSFEVGMLVWLKYQKYPFWPAVVKSVRRRDKKASVLFIEGNMNPKGRGITVSLRRLKHFDCKEKHALLDRAKEDFAQAIGWCVSLITDYRVRLGCGSFAGSFLEYYAADISYPVRKSIQQDVLGTRFPQLGKGDPEAPAGDSQPGQWRPCRKVLPDRSRAARDRANQKLVEYIVKAKGAESHLRAILHSRKPSRWLKMFLSSGQYVTCVETYLEDEAQLDEVVGYLQGICRDMDGEVPASGSGDRIRFILDVLLPEAIICAIAAVESVDYKTAEQKYIRGPTLSYREKEIFDNELLEERSRRRR; this is encoded by the exons ATGACGGATGCCAAATACGTCCTGTGCCGATGGGAGAAGCGATTGTGGCCTGCAAAG gtTTTGGCCAGAACTGAGACTTCAgcgaaaaacaagagaaaaaaggaaTTATTTCTAGATGTTCAAATACTCTCGCTAAAGGAAAA GatccaggtgaagagctctgcTGTGGAGGCGCTGCAGAAGTCACACATCGAGAACATTGCCGCTTTCCTGG CCTCTCAGAACGAAGTCCCGGCTACCCCCCTCGAGGAGCTGACCTACCGGCGCTCCCTGCGTGTGGCCCTGGATGTCTTGAACGAGAGAGGCAGCCTGAGTCCCGAAAGCCGTCTGATGGAAGATGGGACCACACTGTCTCAGAAAGAGAAGGCACTTGCAGATTCGGCCTCTCCGGTCTCGGCCTCCCGTGCTCCGTCCCCATCCGTTCTCGGTGAAGATGGTCAAGATGTGGTCGCCCAGTGTGCACCCAAGAGGAGGTGGGGCTGCATGCCACAAAGCCTGTCAGGGTTGTCTGCATTTGAAGAGAAACCTGGGTGCAAAGCGGACCACAAGACAGCTCTCTCAAAGAGCGGAACCCCGAGAACCCCAGCGCCTTCCCGCACTGCAGATGGCTCCCAAGATGGTTCTGGGTCACGGCTGGACCGTGGTCAGGAGGGCACAACCAATAAGAGGCGGAGAAATTTGGGAGAGAAACCTACCCGGCACCGAAGAACAGGGTCTAGCCTTTCCAAGGGAGAGGGTGTTGCAGAGAGCGAGGGTCAAGCTAGCTGTGTGAGCCCAGCCTCACCTAGGCTGCCCCCTCAAACCCAGGAGGAGGGTCCCTGTGCCTCGGTCAAAGGCTGTGACCGGGTCATGTCATCAGGCAGTGGGCTGCCCCCAGCCTCTGACAGAGGCAGAGAACGCTCCGCAAAGAGGCCACGCTTGGATTCAGGCCAGAACCCACCCACCAGGCAGCTGGGGACTAGAACTGTTGGGGCAGCGCCCTCCCCTGGGAGCCGTTCTGGGGAGGTCACGATGCTTCGCAGCGCTGGAGACAGTGACAAAGCAGAGGAAG ATCCTGTGTCCTCAGAAGAGTCCACAGGGCTCAAGTCCGTCCAGTCcctgctggaggaggaggaggaggaagaggaggagcctcCCCGGATACTTCTGTATCACG AACCGCGATCATTTGAAGTAGGAATGCTGGTCTGGCTCAAATACCAAAAGTACCCGTTCTGGCCAGCCGTG GTCAAGAGCGTTCGGCGGAGAGACAAGAAGGCCAGCGTGCTCTTCATTGAGGGCAACATGAACCCCAAGGGCCGAGG AATCACTGTGTCGCTGCGAAGGCTCAAGCACTTTGACTGCAAGGAAAAGCACGCGCTGCTG GACAGAGCCAAAGAGGACTTCGCCCAGGCCATCGGCTGGTGTGTCTCGCTTATCACGGACTACCGGGTGCGCCTTG GCTGCGGCTCTTTCGCTGGGTCGTTCTTGGAGTATTATGCTGCTGATATCA GCTACCCTGTGCGCAAGTCCATCCAGCAGGACGTCCTGGGGACAAGGTTTCCTCAGCTGGGCAAGGGGGACCCTGAGGCGCCTGCAGGGGACAGCCAGCCGGGACAGTGGCGGCCATGCAGGAAGGTGCTGCCCGACCGCTCCAGGGCTGCGCGCGACAGAGCCAACCAGAAGTTGGTGGAGTACATCGTGAAGGCCAAGGGCGCCGAGAGCCACCTGCGGGCCATCCTGCACAGCCGCAAGCCCTCGCGGTGGCTGAAGATGTTCCTGAGCTCCGGCCAGTACGTGACGTGTGTGGAGACGTACCTGGAGGATGAGGCGCAGCTGGACGAGGTGGTGGGGTACCTGCAGGGCATCTGCCGGGACATGGACGGGGAGGTGCCTGCGAGCGGCAGCGGGGACCGCATTCGCTTCATCCTGGACGTGCTGCTGCCTGAG
- the Pwwp3a gene encoding PWWP domain-containing DNA repair factor 3A isoform X3: MEDGTTLSQKEKALADSASPVSASRAPSPSVLGEDGQDVVAQCAPKRRWGCMPQSLSGLSAFEEKPGCKADHKTALSKSGTPRTPAPSRTADGSQDGSGSRLDRGQEGTTNKRRRNLGEKPTRHRRTGSSLSKGEGVAESEGQASCVSPASPRLPPQTQEEGPCASVKGCDRVMSSGSGLPPASDRGRERSAKRPRLDSGQNPPTRQLGTRTVGAAPSPGSRSGEVTMLRSAGDSDKAEEADPVSSEESTGLKSVQSLLEEEEEEEEEPPRILLYHEPRSFEVGMLVWLKYQKYPFWPAVVKSVRRRDKKASVLFIEGNMNPKGRGITVSLRRLKHFDCKEKHALLDRAKEDFAQAIGWCVSLITDYRVRLGCGSFAGSFLEYYAADISYPVRKSIQQDVLGTRFPQLGKGDPEAPAGDSQPGQWRPCRKVLPDRSRAARDRANQKLVEYIVKAKGAESHLRAILHSRKPSRWLKMFLSSGQYVTCVETYLEDEAQLDEVVGYLQGICRDMDGEVPASGSGDRIRFILDVLLPEAIICAIAAVESVDYKTAEQKYIRGPTLSYREKEIFDNELLEERSRRRR; the protein is encoded by the exons ATGGAAGATGGGACCACACTGTCTCAGAAAGAGAAGGCACTTGCAGATTCGGCCTCTCCGGTCTCGGCCTCCCGTGCTCCGTCCCCATCCGTTCTCGGTGAAGATGGTCAAGATGTGGTCGCCCAGTGTGCACCCAAGAGGAGGTGGGGCTGCATGCCACAAAGCCTGTCAGGGTTGTCTGCATTTGAAGAGAAACCTGGGTGCAAAGCGGACCACAAGACAGCTCTCTCAAAGAGCGGAACCCCGAGAACCCCAGCGCCTTCCCGCACTGCAGATGGCTCCCAAGATGGTTCTGGGTCACGGCTGGACCGTGGTCAGGAGGGCACAACCAATAAGAGGCGGAGAAATTTGGGAGAGAAACCTACCCGGCACCGAAGAACAGGGTCTAGCCTTTCCAAGGGAGAGGGTGTTGCAGAGAGCGAGGGTCAAGCTAGCTGTGTGAGCCCAGCCTCACCTAGGCTGCCCCCTCAAACCCAGGAGGAGGGTCCCTGTGCCTCGGTCAAAGGCTGTGACCGGGTCATGTCATCAGGCAGTGGGCTGCCCCCAGCCTCTGACAGAGGCAGAGAACGCTCCGCAAAGAGGCCACGCTTGGATTCAGGCCAGAACCCACCCACCAGGCAGCTGGGGACTAGAACTGTTGGGGCAGCGCCCTCCCCTGGGAGCCGTTCTGGGGAGGTCACGATGCTTCGCAGCGCTGGAGACAGTGACAAAGCAGAGGAAG CAGATCCTGTGTCCTCAGAAGAGTCCACAGGGCTCAAGTCCGTCCAGTCcctgctggaggaggaggaggaggaagaggaggagcctcCCCGGATACTTCTGTATCACG AACCGCGATCATTTGAAGTAGGAATGCTGGTCTGGCTCAAATACCAAAAGTACCCGTTCTGGCCAGCCGTG GTCAAGAGCGTTCGGCGGAGAGACAAGAAGGCCAGCGTGCTCTTCATTGAGGGCAACATGAACCCCAAGGGCCGAGG AATCACTGTGTCGCTGCGAAGGCTCAAGCACTTTGACTGCAAGGAAAAGCACGCGCTGCTG GACAGAGCCAAAGAGGACTTCGCCCAGGCCATCGGCTGGTGTGTCTCGCTTATCACGGACTACCGGGTGCGCCTTG GCTGCGGCTCTTTCGCTGGGTCGTTCTTGGAGTATTATGCTGCTGATATCA GCTACCCTGTGCGCAAGTCCATCCAGCAGGACGTCCTGGGGACAAGGTTTCCTCAGCTGGGCAAGGGGGACCCTGAGGCGCCTGCAGGGGACAGCCAGCCGGGACAGTGGCGGCCATGCAGGAAGGTGCTGCCCGACCGCTCCAGGGCTGCGCGCGACAGAGCCAACCAGAAGTTGGTGGAGTACATCGTGAAGGCCAAGGGCGCCGAGAGCCACCTGCGGGCCATCCTGCACAGCCGCAAGCCCTCGCGGTGGCTGAAGATGTTCCTGAGCTCCGGCCAGTACGTGACGTGTGTGGAGACGTACCTGGAGGATGAGGCGCAGCTGGACGAGGTGGTGGGGTACCTGCAGGGCATCTGCCGGGACATGGACGGGGAGGTGCCTGCGAGCGGCAGCGGGGACCGCATTCGCTTCATCCTGGACGTGCTGCTGCCTGAG